The window CTCCAGATACAAACCTCTACCGACTCTCGATGTCCCGGGAATTGTGGCTTATGCAAAAAGCGGAAAAGACCTGATAATCATAGGAAACGAATGCCTGTACGATTCTTTACAGATGCACGGGCTTTATTCTATCCTTCCGGTAGACATAGTTTCAGTAGAAGGAGAAGGCAGTCACACAATCGAGACTGTGGGGAGCGGAAAAAATATTTTTGAAGAGGTTTCGTTCAACGAGGTATATCTGCACAGGTTCCTGGCCACTACCCCGAAAGAAGGGGCTTCGGTACTTGCAGAGGTAAAGGGAAAAGGGCCTTTAGTCAGCATGTGGAACATAAAAAACGGGACCGTAACCTATGTTGGGTTCAGTGACACCACTGGAAAAGACGCCTGGAACAATTTTGCCACTACCCCGACCTACCCTGTATTCTGGGTAAAACTGCTCAGGTACATGTGGGGGGTAGGAGACATTAGTGAAACAAACGTAAACACAGGCCGGTACCAGGCATTTGACCAGAAGGTCGCAATAAAAACTCCGACAGAAACCATCAGCAGTAATTTTGTCTATTATGACGAATGCGGACTGTACAGTCTGAACCAGAAAACCATTGCTGCTAACCTGTATGATTCTATGGAGTCGAATACCTTTACGGAAAAAAGATTAAACCTGACAGGTGAGAACGGAGAAATCCATAAGGTGGACCTCCTTACAAAGTCCCCTGACAAACTCCGGAAGTACCTTATTTACGTCTTACTGCTGCTCCTCATAATTGAAAATGCAATTATGTTCAGGAGGAGGATCATATGACCTTTAATCTCCCTTATGGTTTTGATTTTTTACACAGTAGCGAATTGATGCTCCTGATTCCTCTGGCACTTCTTGTGCTTTTAGGGTACTGGAAAAAGATTAATAAAAAACATATTTTCTTCCATGCCCTTGTGATCTTCCTTCTGGTCCTGGCTCTTGCAGCCCCCTATTCTGCAGAAATGAGCACGCCAAAAACCAACCAGACCGGTATAATCATAATCTCCGATGAAAGCGCCAGCATGGAACTGCTGAAGAAAGGGGTCTCCGAGGAAATTTCAGAAAAACTCGGGACCAGAGTTCCTGTTACGGTCACAACGGTTTCAGGGATACATACCTCTCTTGGCGATGCTATTATTCAACAGGCTTCCCCGGAAAGCTATGTACTTGTGGTCTCGGACGGGCAGAGCAATTCCGGAACCCCGGTTGAGGAAGCCCTCTCTTATTGTTACAAAAATAATTTTCCTGTAGCAGCCCTTATCCCCAGGACTGAAAAAGAGGACCTCAGCGTGGAGATCGATGGGGATAATGAGGCTGTAATCGATAATGAAGCATTTTATAAAGTTAATATTCGAAAGGCAACCGAAGAAAAAATGAGCTACCAGGTAAGGATTACCGTAGACCATCAAAAGGTTATGGAGAGGGAAATTACCCAGACCGGAAGAATAGAAAGTATAGAGTTCAACCACACCTTTGAAACGCTTGGCCCTCATACCGTAAAAGCTACCCTGCACCCGGCAAGCATCAGCGTTAAAAACCTGGATTATTTTGAGAACAATAACCAGTACATGAAAAGTATATACGTAACTCCCAAGCCAGAGGTCTTACTTGTTACGAATGAGCCTGGCTCCCCTCTTGCAAATACGATGAAGGAGGTCTACGACGTAAGAGTAGCCGGGTCATTCAACTCTCTTAACGGCACGGACGCCGTTATAATTGACAACCAGGCTGCATCAACGATCTCGGATGCAGAAACCAGATCCCTCAGGGATTATGTCACTAACGGAGGTGGCCTGGTAGTGGTTGGAGGGGACTCTTCTTTTGATTACCCTGCAGAAAAGACATACCAGAATACTGAGTTTGAGGAACTCCTTCCTGTCACCTCAGAGCCTTCGAACTGGAGGGGAGGCAGAAACATTGTCCTGATGCTTGATGTTTCACCCAGTACACTGCAGAGCAATGGAATTGGAGGGAGGGTTCTTGACGATATTCTGTCAAATGCCATTGTACTTCTTGAAAGTGAGCTCCTTAAAGATGCAAGAGTCGATGTTATCACCTTCGGGAGCAAGGGACAGGACATCACAGACGGGTTTATAGATGTGTCAAAAGAGTCAAACAGGCTCTGGCTTGATGCTGAAATCCGCAAAATAATGCCCTCTGGAGACTCCACGTCCCTTGAAAGGGGGCTCATGACTGCACAAACGATTCTTAAAGGGCAGAACAAAAGTGCAGAGGCTGAAATTATAATAGTGTCTGATGGTGGAATCGGAAGCGAAGGTGAAAGTGATGACAGATTTGAGCGGGCAATCCAGTGTGCGAAAAATCTTCATGAAAGCAGTGGCATAGGAATCCATTTTATCCACATACACGCTCCGAAAACCACTCGCCAGGTCACTTCCAAGGGGCAGTACTATGCCGCGCTCTTCATGAACAAAATAGGCCTGTCCAAAAACTACAACAGGATAGAGCCCGGTGAGAGGATTAAAATAAGCTTCTCCGAAAACCCTGAGGAGTCCGAAGCCCGGGATGACGAATATTCAAGCGGGTCAATCGTTGTCTATGACCCGAAGCATTTCATTACCCGGAACATTTCCGACATAAACCACGATGTTTTAGGGTACAATGAGGTCACCCCGAAACCTGAAGCAAACCGACTGGTTATAACAAGGCTCGGCAAACCGATAATCACTGTCTGGAGGCTGGGGCTCGGGCGTGTTGCTGCGATTACAACTGACAATGGGAACGGAAACGGAATCCCCTGGGCGGCGTCCCTGTACTCAGGAAATGACAGCCTGATAATTACAAGGACTCTCAACTGGGCCGTTGCAGATCCCGAAATGTCTGAAGAGATCCAGCTAAAAGTGCCTGACCTTAAAATGAACCAGCCGGGCAGAATCCTGATCACGACCGGAAAAGAAGGAACTCCTGAGCTCTATTTCGACAAAAAGCCGATGGAAATTACCTCCATAGGAAACAATATGTACGAATCATACGTTACAGCCGATACCTTCGGCCTCCACAAAATCTCCGAAACCCCTGTTGATGCAAACCTGACCGAGGAGGTAATGTATGATACTTTTGGAGCTCAAAACGTATCCTGGAGGCCTGCTGCCGTAAACCGCCCGGATGAATATACGTATGTTGGCGAAAATCCTCTTTTCAGGACAGCAATTCTTGAAAATGGTGGGAAAATCTACACTGCAGGAGATGTCTACTCAAAGATATTGGAGGACGCTTCAACCAGGACAGAGAAACAAATCCTGACAAAGGTCTTTTATACAAAAAATTTCCTCGCCCTCGCGTTCCTGATATACCTGCTGTATACCCTGCACCATACGTATAATACACGCATGAAATGACGGTATTCGGAAGAAATAAATTGAGATATAAAACCCGGAGGCAGCCTGCAAATTCAGTAAGCTCAGAGATGCGATTAACTCGCAACCAGAAACCCTGTATATGTAAATACATTATGTTAGATATGCAATTGAGTTAGTTTAATGATATAATATTAAACTGATTAACTAAGATTAGAGTGATTGGCTAAAGAATATAGTAATAATATAACATTGCAGGTTAAAAATATTATATATGATGACAGCCTAGTATAATTTGCGTTCTCATCAAAAACACCCCACTAGCAAACACCTACTCCAAAACCTACTCCAAAACCTACTCCAAAACCTACTCCACAATAAAGAGATCAAATAAAATTCTCAACCCAAAAATCAAAGATCTCAAACCTCTTCCCAAACAAAAAAATCTCTAGTACCATTCGGGACTTCCAGATATTTAGGTGGGAACGCAACCTCCTTTTAAAAACAAAACCGATTTTTAAGATTTTATTATATTTCTTTTCAGCCTGAAAAGCTGTTTTTTGAAATATCTCCAGATCCGATCTTTGAACCCTATTTTAGTGAGAAGTGGTCTCAAATGGAGTGGATAAAGCCATCAGGTTGAAAGAGGGAGAGGTTGAAAGAGGGAGAAGTAGAATTGCAGAGAAAAGCGAAACCAGGCTGCAGTATTTCCAAATTGCAGTCATAATAAATAGACTGGAGATTAGAGGGGCTGATCAGGAGGTTTCCAGCCTCCGGAGTCCAGGAAATAATACTCTCGCTGTTGTTATAAATACACAGGCATTCATTTTCAGGATCGACTTCTCTAAAATAGTCCCCTGATGTTAGGATCGTGCCATCATTCCCGTAACTTTCAAGGTTTAGAAGTGGGGCTTCTTTGAGATAAGGCCCTGCAGGATAAGTCAGTACACCTTCCTTTATTATGGTACCTGCCGGTCTGGCATCAGCAAGATTTGCTGTGATCAGTATCCCAATAATCAGCATCAAAAATAAATTACGTTTTGTTATAGCTCTTCCTCCTCAGGTTTCGGGACTATATTAAATCAAAAAATCACTCAAAATCAATGTTTTAATTAAGAATTGGGGCAAGTACTATATATTTTTTGTTAGAAAATCAACTAAATATATATCTAATGATACCCGGAT is drawn from Methanosarcina lacustris Z-7289 and contains these coding sequences:
- a CDS encoding vWA domain-containing protein, encoding MTFNLPYGFDFLHSSELMLLIPLALLVLLGYWKKINKKHIFFHALVIFLLVLALAAPYSAEMSTPKTNQTGIIIISDESASMELLKKGVSEEISEKLGTRVPVTVTTVSGIHTSLGDAIIQQASPESYVLVVSDGQSNSGTPVEEALSYCYKNNFPVAALIPRTEKEDLSVEIDGDNEAVIDNEAFYKVNIRKATEEKMSYQVRITVDHQKVMEREITQTGRIESIEFNHTFETLGPHTVKATLHPASISVKNLDYFENNNQYMKSIYVTPKPEVLLVTNEPGSPLANTMKEVYDVRVAGSFNSLNGTDAVIIDNQAASTISDAETRSLRDYVTNGGGLVVVGGDSSFDYPAEKTYQNTEFEELLPVTSEPSNWRGGRNIVLMLDVSPSTLQSNGIGGRVLDDILSNAIVLLESELLKDARVDVITFGSKGQDITDGFIDVSKESNRLWLDAEIRKIMPSGDSTSLERGLMTAQTILKGQNKSAEAEIIIVSDGGIGSEGESDDRFERAIQCAKNLHESSGIGIHFIHIHAPKTTRQVTSKGQYYAALFMNKIGLSKNYNRIEPGERIKISFSENPEESEARDDEYSSGSIVVYDPKHFITRNISDINHDVLGYNEVTPKPEANRLVITRLGKPIITVWRLGLGRVAAITTDNGNGNGIPWAASLYSGNDSLIITRTLNWAVADPEMSEEIQLKVPDLKMNQPGRILITTGKEGTPELYFDKKPMEITSIGNNMYESYVTADTFGLHKISETPVDANLTEEVMYDTFGAQNVSWRPAAVNRPDEYTYVGENPLFRTAILENGGKIYTAGDVYSKILEDASTRTEKQILTKVFYTKNFLALAFLIYLLYTLHHTYNTRMK